The sequence below is a genomic window from Lelliottia sp. JS-SCA-14.
GAGCTTTATTTCCCAGCTGCGCGAGCTGGAGCAGATCCGCGAGATGGTCACCTCCTCCACCATTTCTACGATTGTCGATCTGCCGTTCTTCTTCCTGTTCGTGGTGGTGCTGGCGATCATCGCCCCGCAGCTGGCGTGGATCGCCCCCGTCGCCGCGGTGCTGATGGTCCTGCCCGGCCTGCTGCTGCAGAAGAAACTCGCGGCGCTGGCAAAACAGTCTGCCCATGAATCCACCCTGCGCAACGCGGTGCTGGTGGAGAGCGTGCAGGGGCTGGAGGACATCAAGCTGATGCAGGCGGAGAACCGCTTTTTGCAGCAGTGGAACAGCTACATCCAGATCACCGCCGAGTCCGGCCTGCGCACCCGCGAGCTGACGCAGAACCTGATCAGTTGGGGAATGACCATTCAGAGCCTGGTTTACGCCGGGGTGATCGTGGTCGGCGCGCCGATGGTGATCGACGGCACGCTCACCACCGGTTCGGTGGTCGCCGCCTCGATGCTGGCCTCGCGGATGATCGCCCCGATGGCGACCCTGTGCGGCGTGCTGGCCCGCTGGCAGCAGGTGAAAGCCGCCAAAGAGGGACTGGACAGCATCATGCAGCTGCCGACGGAGAATCAGCGCGAAGAGTCGCCGATCCGCCAGGACGTGCTGCGCGGGCATTACCTCTTCGATCAGGCGCAGTTTCGCTATCACCCGGAAGATCCGCGCATGGCTCTGCGCATTAACCGGCTGGAGATCCAGCCCGGCGAGAAAGTAGCGATCCTCGGGCGCAACGGCGCGGGGAAATCCACGCTGCTGCAGGCGATGTCGGGCGGGATGGATCTGGCGGGCGGCGAACTGCGTCTCGACAACCTCAGCCTGCCGCATCTCGATGTGGCGGATCTGCGGCGCAACGTCGGTTTTATGACCCAGAACGCCCGGCTGTTTTACGGCACCCTGCGGGAAAACATCACCCTCGGCATGCCGCGTGCCACCGATGAGGAGATCTTCGCGGTGCTGGAGATGTGCGGCGCGGCGAGCTTTGTGCAGAAACTGCCGAAAGGGCTCGACTACCCGATCATGGAGAACGGCGTGGGGTTGTCCGGCGGGCAGCGTCAGTCGATCCTGCTGGCGCGCATGTTCCTGCGCGATCCCAATATCGTCCTGCTGGATGAACCGACCGCCTCGCTGGACGAGCACACGGAGCGCGAGTTTCTCCAGCATCTCGGCGAGTGGCTCGGCAACCGGACGCTGATCGTCGCTACTCACCGCGTGCCGGTGCTGGAGCTGGTGGAGCGCGTGGTGGTGCTGAAAGAGGGCATGCTGGTGATGGACGCGCCGAAGGCGCAGGCCCTGAGCAACAGCCGCATGCAGCAGCAGGCAAACGGACGGGAGTGGAAAAATGAAAATCAGTCAGCGTGACGTGGCGGCGATGGACGATCTCGATAACGCTCTCGACTCCGAAAGCGGCTACTCGGGCGCACGACGGATCGTGATCCTCTCCCTGCTCCTGTTCATCATCGTAGGCGTGTGGGCGTGGTTCGGCATTCTCGACGAGGTCTCGACCGGGACGGGGAAAGTGATCCCCAGCTCGCGCGAGCAGGTATTGCAGTCTCTCGACGGCGGCATTTTGACCGAGCTGAACGTGCGCGAGGGGAATCTGGTGCAGGCGGGTCAGGTGCTGGCGCGGCTCGACCCTACGCGGTCGGAATCTAACGTCGGCGAAAGTGCGGCGCGGTATCGCGCGTCGCTGGCCTCCAGCGTGCGCCTGACGGCGGAGGTGAACGATCTGCCGCTGGTCTTCCCCCCTTCCCTGATAAAATGGCCGGATCTGATCGCCGCCGAAACCCGGCTCTACACCTCTCGCCGCGCGCAGCTTGATGACACCCAGCGCGAACTGAGGGCGGCGCTGGATCTGGCGAATAAGGAGCTGGCGATCACCCAGCGGCTGATCAAAACCGGTGCCGCCAGCCGGGTGGAAGAGTTACGTTTGCAACGGCAAAAAAGCGATCTGGAGCTAAAACTCACCGACGTGCGCTCCCAGTATTACGTGCAGGCTCGCGAGGCGCTGTCGAAAGCCAATGCCGATGTCGATATGGTCTCGGCGGTGCTGAAAGGCCGCGAAGACTCGGTGACACGCCTGACCGTGCGATCGCCGGTGCGCGGGATCGTGAAAAACATCAAAGTGACCACCATCGGCGGCGTGATCCCGCCTAACGGCGAGCTGATGGAGATTGTGCCGGTGGACGATCACCTGCTGATCGAAACCCGTCTGTCGCCCCGCGATATCGCTTTCATCCACCCGGAGCAAAAGGCGCTGGTGAAAATCACCGCCTACGATTACGCCATCTACGGCGGGTTGCACGGCGTGGTCGAAACCATTTCGCCCGACACCATTCAGGACGAGGCCAAACCGGAAGTGTTCTACTACCGGGTGTTTATCCGCACCAGCCAGGATTATCTGGTCAATAAAGCGGGCCGGAAATTCTCGATCGTGCCGGGGATGATTGCGACGGTGGACATCAAAACCGGGGAGAAATCGGTGATGGATTACATGATTAAGCCGTTCAACCGGGCGAAAGAGGCGCTGCGGGAGCGGTAAAAAAGCCCGGTGGCGCTGCGCTTACCGGGCCTACAGGGTTTGTAGGTTTTGTAGGTCGGGTAAGCGCAGCGCCACCCGACGGGTGTTCTGCCACTCCATACATTTTTCCTGAAGCCACCTCGCAGGACGAAATTTCTTCTTCATTTCCCCCTTTCAGCCTCACTCGACGAGGCGTATTTTCCCGTGACTTCAGAGGCTGTTTCTGACTGCATTGAGCCAAAAGTCGGGTCAAATTCTGATTAAGTAATAATCGGCAGAAATGCACTTGCGCACAGTGCATCGGTGCAATACCATTAACGCAGCTTCAAAGGGACAGGAGCTAAAATGCATCATGTTGAAGAACATTAATAACTTTCGCGATCAGTGGCTTGAGGATTTCTTCCTGTATGGAAAATCTCACAAAATATTCCCCTCAAGCATTGAAGCCGCCCTGGCGAGAAAACTGGATATCATCAATGCCGCAACGTCCCACAGGGATTTGCGCTCGCCGCCAGGCAATATGTATGAAGAACTTAACCCACCAATGTCAGGGTTTTCTTCCATACGAGTTAACAAACAGTACAGACTGATATTTAAATGGGTGGCCGGTAAAGCCGAAGACCTCTACCTCGCCCCGCATAAATACAAGCCTTATAAATAGTGAGGTATCCTACATGACTTCCCAACAATCCCTCCGCAAACCCACTACGCCGGGTGATGTGTTGCAGTACGACTACCTTGAGCCGCTGAACCTCAAAATTGCCGATTTGGCCGACATGCTTAACGTGCACCGCAACACCATCAGCGCGCTGGTGAACAATAACCGCAAATTAACCGCTGACATGGCGATTCGTCTCTCCCGCGTCTTTGATACCTCCATCGAGTTCTGGCTCAATTTGCAGCAGAACGTCGATATCTGGGAAGTGCAGAACAACGCGCGGACACAGGAAGAGATGAGCCGTATCAAAACGATTGCTGAGGTTCTCGCAAAAAGAAAGTCTGACCAGCAGGACATCGCCTGAACTCTGCTACAGTACCGCCAACATAAAATTCAGGGAGTGAGCATGCGCCAGAGAACCATTGTTTGTCCGATTATCCAGAATGACGGGGCATATCTACTGTGCAAAATGGCGGCGGATCGCGGGGTGTTTCCCGGCCAGTGGGCGCTGTCGGGTGGCGGCATGGAGCCTGGTGAAACCATGGAGCAGGCGCTGCGCCGTGAGATCCGCGAAGAGCTGGGCGAGGCCCTTGAGATCACCGACGTCAAACCCTTCGCCTTTCGCGATGACATTCGCGTCAAAACCTACGCCGACGGCACCACCGAAGAGATTTACATGATCTACCTGATCTTCGACTGCATCAGCGCCAACCGTGACGTGACCTTTAACGAAGAGTTTCAGGAGATCGCCTGGGTGCTGCCGGAATCCTTAAAAGAGCTGGATCTCAACGAGGCGACGCGGATCACCCTCTCGCAAAAAGGGCTTCTGTAATCAGTTCACCTGCGGTGCAGCCGAGAGATACACCCGCACATAGCGCGTAAACTTACCCAAAAACACCCCCGCGAATACACCGCCGGAAACAATTGCAAACGCGCTCATTCCCGGCTGTTGCAGCGTCTCGGGCGAGACGACGGTCATGACGCCTAAGACGTATTTCACGCCGAACGCCAGCAGCATAAATGGCAGCGCTGAGTAGTCGGCCTGTCGATAAATGCTGCGGGGCTGTGCCGCGCGGGTGGT
It includes:
- the nudI gene encoding nucleoside triphosphatase NudI; the protein is MRQRTIVCPIIQNDGAYLLCKMAADRGVFPGQWALSGGGMEPGETMEQALRREIREELGEALEITDVKPFAFRDDIRVKTYADGTTEEIYMIYLIFDCISANRDVTFNEEFQEIAWVLPESLKELDLNEATRITLSQKGLL
- a CDS encoding type I secretion system permease/ATPase, producing the protein MKQSDKPLGESIPEETLEHWAQAFGYVATRYRVACSPGALVASAPWLKGKPMVPALTQLAREAGLSFQLLTATEQSINSWKLPVVVELNEGKIGVIEHFDGDDTLDINFIDTSPHNNRVSMTALLPAIRHVVALRPLAALKDSRVDAYISKYRPDWLYRLVMRDMRPYTWVMLAALFINVLSLSGIVFSMQVYDRVIPAQSYPTLYVLTIGVLIATLFGFVLRIARGHIMDLLGKRADLRVSDRVFGHALRLRNSAIPRSTGSFISQLRELEQIREMVTSSTISTIVDLPFFFLFVVVLAIIAPQLAWIAPVAAVLMVLPGLLLQKKLAALAKQSAHESTLRNAVLVESVQGLEDIKLMQAENRFLQQWNSYIQITAESGLRTRELTQNLISWGMTIQSLVYAGVIVVGAPMVIDGTLTTGSVVAASMLASRMIAPMATLCGVLARWQQVKAAKEGLDSIMQLPTENQREESPIRQDVLRGHYLFDQAQFRYHPEDPRMALRINRLEIQPGEKVAILGRNGAGKSTLLQAMSGGMDLAGGELRLDNLSLPHLDVADLRRNVGFMTQNARLFYGTLRENITLGMPRATDEEIFAVLEMCGAASFVQKLPKGLDYPIMENGVGLSGGQRQSILLARMFLRDPNIVLLDEPTASLDEHTEREFLQHLGEWLGNRTLIVATHRVPVLELVERVVVLKEGMLVMDAPKAQALSNSRMQQQANGREWKNENQSA
- a CDS encoding HlyD family efflux transporter periplasmic adaptor subunit produces the protein MDDLDNALDSESGYSGARRIVILSLLLFIIVGVWAWFGILDEVSTGTGKVIPSSREQVLQSLDGGILTELNVREGNLVQAGQVLARLDPTRSESNVGESAARYRASLASSVRLTAEVNDLPLVFPPSLIKWPDLIAAETRLYTSRRAQLDDTQRELRAALDLANKELAITQRLIKTGAASRVEELRLQRQKSDLELKLTDVRSQYYVQAREALSKANADVDMVSAVLKGREDSVTRLTVRSPVRGIVKNIKVTTIGGVIPPNGELMEIVPVDDHLLIETRLSPRDIAFIHPEQKALVKITAYDYAIYGGLHGVVETISPDTIQDEAKPEVFYYRVFIRTSQDYLVNKAGRKFSIVPGMIATVDIKTGEKSVMDYMIKPFNRAKEALRER
- a CDS encoding HigA family addiction module antitoxin; this translates as MTSQQSLRKPTTPGDVLQYDYLEPLNLKIADLADMLNVHRNTISALVNNNRKLTADMAIRLSRVFDTSIEFWLNLQQNVDIWEVQNNARTQEEMSRIKTIAEVLAKRKSDQQDIA
- a CDS encoding type II toxin-antitoxin system RelE/ParE family toxin; the protein is MLKNINNFRDQWLEDFFLYGKSHKIFPSSIEAALARKLDIINAATSHRDLRSPPGNMYEELNPPMSGFSSIRVNKQYRLIFKWVAGKAEDLYLAPHKYKPYK